GCACAGAGGCAGTGGAGCGCGTCCACAAATTCACATACCTCGGGAGCGTCGTGTCAGAAACTGGAGGAAGTGAGGAGGACATCGCCTCACGGATCGCCAAAGCTCGAGCAACTTTCGCGCAGTTGAGACCGGTCTGGCAGTCCCGAAAACTGACCCGAAGGATCAAGCTTAAGATCTTCGGGTCCAATGTCAAATCGGTACTGCTATACGGGTGCGAGACGTGGAAGGTGACAAAGGACATCTCCCGCCAAATCCAGGTCTTCGTTAACCGATGTTTGCGTCGCATTCTCGGTATTTACTGGCCCGAGACCATCTCCAACTTAGACCTGTTGGAGAAATGCCACGAAAGTCCTATCGATCGCCAAATAAAACGCCGCAAGTGGGGATGGATTGGCCATACTCTCCGAAGAGGCCCCGACCACATTCCTAAACAAGCATTAGAGTGGAATCCCCAGGGGAAAAGGAAGCGTGgccgtcctcggcaaacctggcgacgtactgtagtggcggaagcggcgggcatcggcatgacgtggagcgaggtgaagcgggaagctcaagaccgatcgaaatggaggacctctgtcgacgccctctgccccatctaaggggtcataggaccttaagtcaagtaagtcaagtataatatatatgtacaaATGACATCAACCTGTTCCGTCGTGCGTGCGACATacatatgtaagtacatatgtgAAAATCCCACATTTTCTGGCTCAGTAGTCGCCTGACAACACCGCccatcaataaattattgtttagtaaTAGAATATTATAGTTGTGTTTTAAATATATCGTCTCTAATTAGAAGTCATTCGTTACTGACAGCCTAATCTATTGATACTATAGTATCTACCTTTTTGGTGTTGAAAAATTGATGGAACGATAAGATGGGTAAAATACAGGGAAAGTTGAAAAGTAACTATTAATACAGGAAAGGTTTATTGCTTATTAGATCGTTCAATTAAAATCTACACCTGTCAAATGTACCCACAAATCAATTTCAGTAACATTTTCACTGCGCGCACGCAGCACTCGTGCTTGCTGCGTCATcgtgtttatttttcaaacatcCGTCATTAGCCACTTTTGTTATGTGAATAAATCTCGTTTCCCCAAAAGCTTTGTTCTAAATGAATCAGAGAAAGcacaatattaaaacattgtgacatttgcataaatataaaaatcaattgctgttcgttagtctcactaaaactcgagaacggctggaccgatttggcaaagtttggtcttgaattagatatttgtggaagtccaggtaaggtttaaaaggtaagaaaaaatgtatgtgtacggtacgaagtttgccgggtcagctagtttaacATAAAAGACCCACTATGAAAAATGTTTCATCATTACCAACAGCCTCGTATAATCTACTGCCGAACTATGGGCTTCCTCTACATAAATGAGCCTAAAACCGCCGTACTTAGAATCAGATAAtcattacttaacccagtccttagcaaattgttttccatacaaaatcgctactaggaaatagtttaagtaatcattcgatgtctctgagtgcagcagaAAGAGTGCAGAGATCGCAGTTTAATAGTTTTAGGTTCATCAGATAGCactagatattataaaattatatttctgtgCTATGTTCCTTTAGTTGAGCGAGAAAAATTGAGGTTGGTGACATTCTACTTCGCCAAAATTATGCGACATAGAAAAATGTTTATACCTTTAAACATGAAATTTTCCGTGTTTACAAAATACGGTTGGGTAATAAATTTCTCGATAAATAAAACGTAGATCGTTTCAAAAGTAGGGCGTTAGAAGAAAGGAATAAATAGGAATAGCAGACACGAAGTCGCCTCGTGTAGGAAgcgtaaataaaatcatattatttttatacaaaagatagatatttttattattatgttaagaaCTTCTGGTGTGATCTATGAAGGCACCTATTGTTTATTGTTCTCTAACTTTGCTATTGTAACTATGCAACCGATTGATCCTTTCTTTTACATCGTTAGCATTGAAATTGAGACAAGGCACTTCGTAGCGACAGCAATGGGAAATATCTTAGTAagaattgtgatttttttttatatttttggctataagtgtgggagagccgctcttcggcacgaatgagctgtAGTGATACAagggcctcacagaaaaccgacgtgaaacaacgcttgtattgtgtttcgttgtatgaattcccaatcttcctaagttaaattcctaactcccaaaaggtcgacaacgcacttgtaacgcctccggtgttttgagtgtccatgggcgtccaTCTAGTCTAGTTAAACGGCTAGCTCTATTTAAAAGACATCTTCAAAATTAGGTATTCTAAAAACGGAAAGCATATCCAATAAAGACGACTTTGACCTCaataataaacaactttatGAAACAAAGAAACGATTCAGCACGCTCCTGCATTTTTCAGAAGTTGTTGCACCTGGTACTGGGTGCAAACATATATCTGTatctttagtacgagtttgcattatgttgaacgaaaacgaaatgagagcgcattcggcgctatgattggttcGTTTATTCGACCCAGCCAACCAGGAgttccgaacgcgctctcgtttcgattactttaaacgtaaagtaaactcatactaagggtactgatgtgGATGTTTATTGAAGAGAAACGTATTATTAAATTCGGTTCAATTTAACCCGTAATGGCTAAGGTTAAAGGTCAGACACGAGTCTTATACCTAGGTAAATGTGTTATAAAAACACAAGGTTGGATTGAACATTGGATTTCAAAAGTATCTCATTATTAGGTGTTTGCTAAATCATGTACGGTATAGTTTCTTTGATCTGGAGAGAGAaggaaaaacaaaagtaatgtaTAAGGTAAGTATTTAGTTGCCATATTAATAATAGATAGATATTATAGATAACGCGGAAAAACgtacaaaattataaacatatcCTTATTGACCAATTCACCTATAGAACGTCGTAATAAAAACACATGGTCTAGTTAGTTCTAGTTCAAACTTCCCTGCTTATcttccaaaaataaatagtttactgTAAATATTAATCGGAGCACCGCAGTCGGGAATATAGTTTTTGGCACACGTTCAAGGTTAGCTCTGGCGAAAATCTACGACTCTCTTTGGCCGAAACTTCAAGGCAGTGCGTTGAACGCACGACTGTGGACGTCAACTTTTTAATTGACGTCGACGCAATTATCTATATTGtacataagtatatattattgtatatatgtGGAACGCACTTCAGTAACACAAATAGATACATGGATGCACCtaatgtttatataatatcGGTAATTATTAGATcgataataaaaagaaattgtaataaatatgctGCTAACAATTTCTTATTGTTGGGACTTGAAGCCGTACCGTGGTAAATATTGGACATTGGCATTCCTTCATAAAAGTGAAGAGAGAACTAACGAGGTTTATTCATGgcattgaaatattaaattattatatctatggaCGGCACTTTCCAACTAACTACTGTGTTGTTAATCGACGTCTTAGATGGTGTCATAACAAAGATATAAGTGGACCTAGAAAAAATTCAGTCGATAGGTTTGAAATGCTTGCCCTGTGAGCATCGAGCAGCAGATTTCCACAACAACTACTGCTTACCACACGATTTATAAACGGAAATCATTTAACGGTCCTTGAACGAAGCGTTACTAATTAGTTAAAAGTTATAACACTTTTCCACGGATTTCTTCAATCACGATCGATGACGGTAAAGTGAACGAAGGCCGCTATGGAAATTATAAGAGGAACCGTTCATATTCAATTACAATGTAGTGAACTACATACATTTTCTATTCATTTGATTCACTTTTACTCTCAAATGATGCAATTCCAGGAAACATATTGAACAACGCGCTCATGACtcaaaaataaaaccgttttaatTCATTGTAATCAAGTTTGCGCATCGAACGAGTCCGCAATAAATTGCAACATGTAACACATTGATGGCACGTTGTGAATTAGGCTGGAAAATCATGTTCGACCGTCAGCCCAGCCTTTCACATTGAGCTGATCAACGACATGCATTCAAACAGCGATTATTCCCACAAACAATACAATCAGATAACGGGCTCTGTATCACAATGCTCTCATTGAAGACGTGACAATGCGCTCTGCTGAAAACGAGATCACAGGATTGTTTGTCCAAGCGGAAAACCACCATTCCTTTGTGTCAGGACAACACCCGTGACGAAGTTTCATCTGGTTTCGTCCATCCCCTGTACCTAATATTTTCCGCGCGCTTCCGCCACTAGCCAACTTGCGTCAACTGCGCAGCAGACAGTGCGAGTGAGACGGACATTTGTTGTTGTTGCGCTCTCTTTCCCGCACCACGCTTCTTTGTTTTGGCAACGATATAAAGGCAAGCTGCGAACGCGGCGCTCGAATTTTACCAGAGTGCTACCGTGGAACCAGGCGCATCGCGTTTCGCTGCGGTGGTAGATGATTCGTGATTCTTTCAGCTTGTGAAAGACTTTCATAGTCGTGACCTAGCAGTGACTTAACTAAGGAATTGTGCAGTGACTGTTTATCAAGTGCAGTGATGAGGCCCCCTACGGAATACGATGGAGGTGCGAGGATGCCCAGTGAGGCGGAGGAACACGACCCTCGGGCGCGACCCATGATGATCTGCGCGAGGCTGGCTGGACGCGCCATCATCAGAGTAGTGGGACGATGCGAAGATGCTCAGGAAAATAGTCAactaggtaagtaggtacccaCTTACGCGAATTATGTTCTTATTTAAATCTTATCTTGCAAGCTACACCTATCAAAACAACATcacttagaaaaaaatattgcgacgaaatgtaaataaacgcgataaaaaaaaatcacaacaaaaaCATTAGTAGCCACTCAATTCTACTTAGGTAGATAAATATGCTCGAGGCACAACACGTACACTATGAATAAAACATGAATTAATGTTTTAGAGCCATCATAACTACAACTAAACAGCAATTCGCATTTATTAGCAGTCACCATCAGTCATATATGTACCAAATTAGTTCTAATACAAGTATAACAAAAGAATAGTTAAGGTCATCGAACTAATCTAGAAACCTTAATATTTTGCGCACATTAGCTTCCTAGCTAGCATTGTTGTTTTacgcaaattaattattatcattatcttaTCGATTATCGAAGGTACGATAATAGGAATCTTAACCCTTTCGAAGTAGAGCGTCGGTCGCGTAATCGGGGTCAAATCGAGTGTGAATTAATAGGCGATGATGACCTCCATAACACGGATTAATGTTTACTAACATTGTAGGTTACGAGTGAGAAAATTAGTCAATGAATTAATGAAGGCCCTGACATATTAGTGGCAGTGGACTGGCCCAACAACGTATggcataatattatgtgtatgtcTATGTCATAATAAGTTacgattttatttgtatacattaatattttattctagatGGGCCGGCAAACTTCataccgatttaaaaaaaatcttatcttttaaaccttccttggacatataaacaaataaacaattttatttaaggaCAAAATCtgccaaatcgatccagccgttctggagttttagcgagactgacgaacagcaattgatttttatatatagagataaaattttatgatgtcgttcaattaatatttagtttaattacaATGACTAAAGGATACATTTTCGGTTATAGGTAGTCTAGAAACTTTAATCTCTTCGTTCAAAAGGAGTTTATGACCGAAAAAAATGTTAGATATTCTTCTTacgttttctatttaaattatgttcttttaaattagaatgtaaacaaaacatttccatATCGAACACAACGCAATTACAAAAGATAACAACACtaacaataaatacttacttattgtttgtttgcaATACTTATCAAGTATCGCGGCATCAGTTATCATTTTGCGTTGTAAAGATGGATTCCGCCATTTCGATACCTTTTGATGATCGAAGGCTTTTAAtcttaatgttattaaataaacttttttcaGTAGATGTAATTTTGAGGTACCTAGATGTAATTTTACAGTAGATGTACTTTTCTAGTAGATGTACTTTTGCAGTAGACATAGACTAATGGTCTGATTCCATCCACGTAGCTAAGGATTTGTGGAAAACCGGAAGGTTATTGCTTCctgtcttaaataaataataaatagtgatgatcttcttaattataataaaaaatactaaataattctAATGACCTTACCTTCTATAACTAAGGTCAAATAATATCAAAGTGCATCACAAACCACATTATAAAAGTTCAAtgataatattcaaattacttgcatttatttgtgtaataaacGTAATGCATGACTAATAATCAGCTGTTGACTGATAACAACAAGAATAATAACGCAAttaatcatttttgtttaaGTGTAAGTAGTTACCTAGTACCTAGATACCCGTCCGTCACCTGTACGGAACTTGATAAATAGTATTATAGAataatcttcaaaatatttacatccTTTTAGAGTAGAATTATCAGAAACTACTCAGCAGTTTCGTAAGCTATAATGACACAGACATACCAATATagaaaaagtttaaattttaaatttggtTTCCTCAAAGATATATCCAGAGgttgtagataaataaaaaggtaCTTATATACctctatattattttacattactttgtttctgaataaaaaacttttttttaaagcacAAGTTGAATTATATACAGTTTGTCTCTGTATAAACAGACAACTGTAGTAGGTACTGGTGGTATGTACTTAACTATGTATTAgaatgtaaatatataattagaaaGCTTATAAAGTCCTTCTAGTCTACAGCAATAACACGACTCGATCATGTGATGAAAACATGCGTACGAGTAGACAATCGATATCACATAACAATCGATTTAATTGTCATCGTTCTTACGTAGATTTCACTTAATGCTGCTCATACGTAATAGGTACTTAGGCCGCAAATAGAATCTTTAGTAGAAGAtgatttaccgccgtactcagagtcttttaatggttacttttaCCCCAGGCCCTTACAATTGTTTCCGATACATAATCGCTACTAAGAAAAAGGTAGTAAGGATAgaggtaatcattaaaagtgCGGTATAGTTAGACTTTTTGTTGAGTAATTTAGGTAGATGAACGAAACATTACGACATTTAACTCTAAAGGGCTTGAGAAAAGAGACTTAAAATTAGGGTAAGTTATTGGATAAAATAAGCACAGATTGAAGACTGACTTACCGACAGACAGGCAGACTTCTCTCAGCATCAGTTTTAAGTTACACCGTTTCAAAActtaaatatatacatattaacaaGATGGATGACACACGCTATTACTACATAATTtagataacatattataaaatagctATATTTGAAATTCATaggcaataatttatttcatatgtATGCGAATGTATAAAGCTTTCCGTGTAAATATATCTTATTCCGCatttaaattatgtacctaagtaaatgTGCTATCAGCAAGAAGATTTTTTAGAGTATGTTTGTTATCTTCTATAAATTAGTtagtaataaatatctaatacttAAATCATAGAAACATCCGAAGAATTGACAACATTTAATGTACTCCAACTGTAGAGAAACCTAAGATAGCAATGAATAACGACACCTAAGTATTCCACTATCGACAAATTTTCTGGCACACCGTTATTTTAGTAACAATGTTAATagcagttataatgtggcaatttgTACATAAAGGCCCTTAATCACCACTTCCACGTAACAACTCTCTACTACCGCCACTTTTTGTCGCACTATTACGTCAAATCTTCGCGCTTATCTCTCCCGAGGACATCATCAGAGAACACCAAGCGATCGCTAACGACTCATTCATCAAACCACTTACAAAACCCAACCTTATTGCATATGACTTAACGTAGTCAATGCCATGCGGTATCTCGAATGAATAATTACGCGAAATATGCCCGTTTGCATAACCGCGAGGTTCAAATGAGTGTTCTGTTGCATTCGACTTTCGTAAACGAAGACGAAGATATCGTGTAAAAATTGTGAAACTGGCCGAGGCCAGACCTAGTTGTAACTGGCCTTTGTTACACGGATTAATTTCATATGGTTAATTAATTCTTTGTGATACACAATCGCGTTTTTTGCAACTATATCATAGTTGGTAATGTAAAGCCAGTAACTGCGTAAGAAATGTTGTGTTGTAAACATGAGTACAAAGATCTTACACCGCCTCATTGTTTTATATGCGAGAGGAAAACGTTTCCATTCCTATACAACCGTTTAGTTACAATCTACAGCTCCACTGGTGTCAAAAGatgataaatgtttattatttaatgcttGTCATGTAGCATTTAGTCCagtaaaaatacacaaataaaaacaaaaatctggCTACCGTACAAAGTCGTAATACCTAATATTAGTGTATGTTATTTTGGAGAAGTGAAATCTGCGCAGTACAAACATGTGCGAACGTCCTAAACAAGAACGCGGATCAAAGTTTTGCGTGTCTTTAATTAACTAATGGCGATGTACGAGTATGTTGATATTATAAAACGATACCTAAGTAAACTTGAAATTACCTCACTAACACTTAATTTCAACAGTATCGCAGTTATTTTTGTCAATTAGTTACGCACTGTAAGCAGAATGCTTGCATGATGATGgcttgttattattgttataaaaaaaactttaacaaatacttattcattttattttacgtacgtaggtacctactggcAATACCGAATTAGTTTACTATTGATTGATTAGAATTTTAGAAAACGTAAACAATTCTACTCCTGCATAAAGAGTTGTACCTAGTTGAAATTGAGACAAtagtagatttattattttttatcgtaaCTAATCCACGTTCACATCCATATAGGCTCCCGGAAAACCTAGCACAAAGAATGCACAAACGCGGAAGACCCGCACATGTAACGATTCCGCGCCACAGACGACGCCATACATCGAGTGCGATCGATTTAGAACATCTCACATGCGCGTGCGTATGATTTACAAACTCGAACGGCTTGAACTCGCCTGTTCAACACATGTTGGCCTTAGCTAACCAATTTATTCCTTATACAGTAGTGCCGGCTTGTAGAGAGGTCACTGCTCGTTAAAACACTTCCTTGTAGCGACGTGATTCATTCATTGTTGATTATGACAACAAGAAGTCATGATATCTGTAATCTAGATATAAAAAAGATCGTGAAACTCTTTGTTTTCACTTCGTCTTTGAGATATGATGTAAGTTTCCTAGACTGAGTAGGTACGTATCGTAATATAAAGTGTATGTAAGTAAGCCCATCATAAGCAAAAGAGAAACTGAGTGTAGGTTGCTTCCAAATGATTAATTTGCATATTGGAATTTTCTCATCAGTTGAATTATGGGTCATGTGGCAGATCATGATGATCCATCACAAGGACGTTAAAAAAAGGATCCTTCAAATTAATGCTTTTCTACAATTTGAACAAATTctaaactataattaaatacctatgtattctGTTTTTGCAACGTACAAGAAATAGAATTTGAGTAAACAGAAAGTACTTAGagtaaatgtaaaaattacTCAATTTTTACATGATTGGATTTGAAAAGATTTGTTGAGTAATAAACATTCTAACAAAGAAAGTTTCGGAACGTGCTGTATAAACTGACAAACAGCTGATTGTGAAACGTCAAAAACAGAATTCAACAAACTGTCAAACAAAATCGAAAGAAACACAAGgaagagttttatttaattttaaatcaatatgcgaaatttaaacattaaatgagcctaattattataaaaacttaaccTAAACGTCTTTGTTTGAATATGACAATAAAAAGTTGACTGCCAATTTATTAATAGTTCACTACGTGCTTCGCgagttgaaatattttatgtatttaaaaataactttaggAACTCGCGCCGATACCCGTGATCCCGTtactagttagttagttagtccGCTGTGCTAGTAAAATCAAGAGTTAGTGTGTTTAATATCAAAATGGCTCTGGCAGTAACTCGAGTGGTATTAAAGTGCGAAGATGCTCAAAAAACTCAAGTACTAGGTATGATTAACAGCTATTAAATACAAGGCTAATTGAAACTGCGAATATATTCTAGTTAATGACGTAACTACTCACGCTTTCTGCTCTAATAAACTGATTGCAATGTGTCCTAAAACTGCTTCGAAAATTTATGAGCAtaaccaaacatttttttcttaatcaGCCTTAGTATTGGGTGCTAATTACGCACTTAAATAAATAGGGCAGTTGAATTAGTGAGCCTACCTTATTATTAGATCAAactttaattagttattttcttataattgaAGTGTGATGCTTGGTTAGACTTTGATTCACAGTGAGTTAATAACATACTAGATGTATATCAACATTGCACAAGCATTTCAAATAGTTCCACAATTATACAAAGGAAGAAATTTGAGAATTTTATAAAGATAATAGAGACCTGACTCTGTAGagatgtaattataacattattggAATGTTACATTCTTTCTTAGGctgaaatattgataaataataataattatcctaGTTGCTATTGTTCTCAACATATTTCTACATCcttgttttctataaaatattctacttGCCATATCTTGACTATCATTGAACTATGATAAAGACATTCTGATTAGCAGTTATTCAGAGTTATAAATGTGATTGTGACACATTCTAGGAGATTCTACAAATAATATTGCTTTATAATTACTCATACTTTGTCTGCTCTTACTTTCGCTGACTGATAAGAAAGTATGTAGCAATCATGATCCTGGCTCTTCAACTATTCTGCACAATTGCTGCATGAAATGACTCTTTGTGTagtccacaaattattgtttaggTTTGCATAGGAGAAACACACCCACAACATAGAAGAAAGTTGTATTGTGGAAACTAAGAAAGCCCATAAATTCGCTTTGATAGAGAAACACATTACTATTCCTAGGCGCACCATAGTGTCGgccaaattttaaattatttctctGTTTTTATTTCAGATTTGTCAGAATGTCAACTGATGCAAGTACCTGATGCCGTGTACCATCTGATGCGACACACAGAGCTCAAGAGTTGTGATCTCAGCGGAAATGTTATTACTAAGATACCTCCTAAGTTTGCAGTCAAATTTAGCCTAATTACAGGTCAGTATTAGCTTTCAAATTATGATCACTCTGTATTTTACTGCTAGTCTCTGACAATCATTCTTAATTTCGACTACAAAGCATTGCAGATCAATATCAGATAAGAGCAAGGAATTTAGGAATCTGAAAGTTTAGCTGGATTTCCTCAACAAACTCAGTCTCTAACATAAGACTTATCTATGACTGGTTATTAATGGCTAAACTCTTTTTGGAATTGTCtgtggtatataaatattaaatgctgtCAGATAATCATGTTAGTAAAACTTTAGTGAACAaaaacttattatattaaaattttttatttgatattttctcaattTCAGATTTGAACCTCTCCAACAACCAAATGGCGAAGCTCCCAGATGAGCTGTGTACCCTCGCCTGCCTAGAGCGGCTGGACATCTCTCACAACACCTTCGTGGCACTCCCTCACATCACCTTCCAGTGCCCCAGTCTGCACACATTGCTTGCACATCACAATCAGATCATTGGTActtgaaacttttatttttgtgt
The genomic region above belongs to Spodoptera frugiperda isolate SF20-4 chromosome 12, AGI-APGP_CSIRO_Sfru_2.0, whole genome shotgun sequence and contains:
- the LOC118263065 gene encoding leucine-rich repeat-containing protein 57 isoform X1 — protein: MRPPTEYDGGARMPSEAEEHDPRARPMMICARLAGRAIIRVVGRCEDAQENSQLDLSECQLMQVPDAVYHLMRHTELKSCDLSGNVITKIPPKFAVKFSLITDLNLSNNQMAKLPDELCTLACLERLDISHNTFVALPHITFQCPSLHTLLAHHNQIIEIDVDRLARSRALEYVDLSDNPIPPRTYDELKQLSRPSVSVSERQKEDWEEDLII
- the LOC118263065 gene encoding leucine-rich repeat-containing protein 40 isoform X2, whose product is MALAVTRVVLKCEDAQKTQVLDLSECQLMQVPDAVYHLMRHTELKSCDLSGNVITKIPPKFAVKFSLITDLNLSNNQMAKLPDELCTLACLERLDISHNTFVALPHITFQCPSLHTLLAHHNQIIEIDVDRLARSRALEYVDLSDNPIPPRTYDELKQLSRPSVSVSERQKEDWEEDLII